The Chryseobacterium oranimense genome contains the following window.
CAAAGCGAACCTGGTCTATCAGTTCCCTGATGTCATCCACAGAGTTGTTGGACGCCGCATCCAGCTCATAGATGTTATAGGCGAAGCCGTCTTCTGAAACAGAGCCGTCCTTTTCATTGATCTTGCGGGCCAGAATTCTGGCACACGTGGTTTTACCCACTCCCCTGGGACCGCAGAAAAGTAAGGCCTGAGCCAATTGATTTTCTCCAATAGCATGTTCTAAGGTATCTGTAATATGGGATTGTCCTACTACAGTGTCAAACTGCTGAGGACGGTATTTTCTTGCAGATACGATAAAATTTTCCATTGGTCAAAAATAAGAAATATAGTTTTAATCTGAAAATTAAAAGTTTTCAAATATCAACAAAAAAATATATTTCAGGTTAAATTGGAAAACTTTTAATGGTTAGTCTTTTGCTTTTTTCGTTTTGTAATAGTGATCTATGATCTCAACGATTACTTTTTGAACTTCAGCTCTTCCTTCTTCAGTTCTCATGTCGATACCACAGAATTCGGTTCCATTGTATGCCGGAAACAGGTTCAGGTAGTAAACTCCTGCTGCTATCAGGGCTAACATAGCTCTAACGTTTGTAGCATTTTCTCCAAAGTAAGGGTCGGTTACGTTTTCAAACAGGTTAGCTGCTACATCTTCTCTTTGCTTCAATATATTTTTAAGTATCGGCTTACTTTCCGAAAGTTCCCAAAGAATAATTTTTTGTAATTCCTTATTTTTCTTCAGGCTCTCAAACTGCATAAGTATTCCTTGGGTTAAGGCCTCCTTACCTTTACCTACCTGTATTTCTTCTTCAATATCGGGGCTGAATTTACTCCAGTAATCCTGAGATTTTATATATTCGTCAATAAGCTTGTCTGTACTTCCAAAGTACTCATAGATAAGCTTTTTGTCGAAACCGGCTACTGCTGCAATCTTACTTACTTTCAGACCGGAGTATCCTTTTACTCTCAAGATTTTACCAACTGCTGCAAGCAGTTTCTGCTTTGTTTTTTCTTTGTCCCTGATGGGACCTTGCACTACTTTTCTGGGCATAATTTATTATTTTTTTGCAATATGCAATTTTTTATTTATATCATCAAAAACATTAAGTGTTTTATCAAGATGTTCTTTCTCGTGTCGGGCTGTTACTGTCATTCTTATACGCGCATCTT
Protein-coding sequences here:
- a CDS encoding TetR/AcrR family transcriptional regulator — protein: MPRKVVQGPIRDKEKTKQKLLAAVGKILRVKGYSGLKVSKIAAVAGFDKKLIYEYFGSTDKLIDEYIKSQDYWSKFSPDIEEEIQVGKGKEALTQGILMQFESLKKNKELQKIILWELSESKPILKNILKQREDVAANLFENVTDPYFGENATNVRAMLALIAAGVYYLNLFPAYNGTEFCGIDMRTEEGRAEVQKVIVEIIDHYYKTKKAKD